From Microbacterium croceum, a single genomic window includes:
- the ilvA gene encoding threonine ammonia-lyase: MSEVPSLAEFEYAAQSLAEVISHTPTLPSRALSDILGAPVVLKMENLQRTGSFKIRGAAYRLSRLSAEERARGVVAASAGNHAQGVALAAQELGISATIFMPLGVPVPKLLATRGYGADVVLEGETVATSLRLAAEFAERTGAVLIPPFDHRDVVIGQGTLGLELLQDAPDVETIVLGIGGGGLIAGVAAAVKARAAELGRTVRIIGVQAENAAAVPPSLQAGHPVDIVTRPTIADGILVARPGAIPFDIIKEYVDEVVTVSDDDLARAILVLLEQAKVVVEPAGAAGVAAILAGKVPRTGKTLAVLSGGNIDPLLLQRVVSHGLAASGRYLTIRIPLPDRPGQLARVSELIAEAGANVIEAMHTRHGHGLQISDVILELSVETRGPEHSEHTLDTLRAAGFEPILVPD, from the coding sequence ATGAGCGAAGTCCCCAGCCTGGCCGAGTTCGAGTACGCAGCTCAAAGTCTGGCTGAGGTGATCTCGCACACGCCGACGCTGCCGTCGCGAGCCCTCTCCGACATCCTCGGCGCGCCGGTCGTGCTGAAGATGGAGAATCTGCAGCGCACCGGGTCCTTCAAGATCCGCGGCGCGGCGTACCGACTGTCCCGCCTGAGCGCCGAGGAGCGCGCGCGCGGTGTCGTGGCGGCGTCGGCCGGCAACCACGCACAGGGCGTCGCCCTCGCGGCGCAGGAGCTCGGCATCTCGGCCACGATCTTCATGCCGCTGGGTGTTCCTGTTCCCAAGCTGCTCGCCACCCGTGGCTACGGCGCCGACGTCGTGCTCGAGGGCGAGACGGTCGCGACCTCCCTCCGACTCGCCGCCGAGTTCGCCGAACGAACCGGCGCGGTGCTGATCCCGCCGTTCGACCACCGCGATGTGGTGATCGGCCAGGGTACGCTCGGGCTCGAACTGCTGCAGGACGCACCCGACGTCGAGACGATCGTGCTGGGTATCGGCGGTGGAGGGCTCATCGCCGGCGTCGCCGCCGCGGTCAAGGCCCGCGCCGCGGAGCTGGGCCGCACGGTCCGCATCATCGGCGTGCAGGCGGAGAACGCCGCTGCCGTGCCGCCGTCGCTCCAGGCCGGGCACCCCGTCGACATCGTCACGCGCCCCACGATCGCCGACGGCATCCTCGTCGCCCGTCCCGGAGCGATCCCGTTCGACATCATCAAGGAGTACGTCGATGAGGTCGTCACGGTCTCGGACGACGATCTGGCCCGCGCCATCCTGGTGCTGCTGGAGCAGGCCAAGGTCGTCGTCGAGCCCGCCGGTGCGGCCGGCGTCGCGGCGATCCTCGCCGGCAAGGTACCGAGGACGGGCAAGACCCTGGCGGTGTTGTCCGGCGGCAACATCGATCCCCTCCTGCTGCAGCGCGTCGTCTCGCACGGGCTCGCCGCTTCCGGTCGCTACCTGACGATCCGAATCCCGCTTCCCGACCGTCCTGGACAGCTGGCACGCGTGTCGGAGCTGATCGCGGAGGCCGGAGCCAACGTCATCGAGGCGATGCACACGCGCCACGGCCACGGGCTGCAGATCAGCGACGTCATCCTCGAGCTCAGCGTCGAGACGCGCGGGCCGGAGCACTCCGAGCACACTCTCGACACGCTCCGCGCTGCCGGGTTCGAGCCCATCCTCGTCCCGGATTGA
- the greA gene encoding transcription elongation factor GreA yields MSTDAQVPFLTQEAYDRLVAELEHLSTFGREEIAKRIEAAREEGDLKENGGYHAAKDEQGKQEARIRTLEGLLKTAKVGEAPASRGIVEPGTVVTAVVAGGEEVFLLGSREIAAGSDLDVYSEASPLGQAILGLKVGEKSSYEAPNGRSIAVEIVNVETYTG; encoded by the coding sequence ATGTCAACCGACGCTCAGGTTCCCTTCCTCACGCAGGAAGCGTACGACCGTCTCGTCGCCGAGCTGGAGCACCTGTCGACCTTCGGTCGCGAGGAGATCGCCAAGCGCATCGAGGCCGCCCGCGAAGAAGGCGACCTCAAGGAGAACGGCGGCTACCACGCTGCGAAGGATGAGCAGGGCAAGCAGGAGGCCCGCATCCGCACCCTCGAGGGTCTGCTGAAGACCGCGAAGGTGGGCGAGGCTCCGGCCAGCCGCGGCATCGTCGAGCCCGGTACCGTCGTCACGGCCGTCGTCGCGGGCGGCGAAGAGGTCTTCCTGCTCGGCAGCCGCGAGATCGCCGCCGGCAGCGACCTCGACGTCTACAGCGAGGCCAGCCCGCTCGGACAGGCGATCCTCGGCCTCAAGGTCGGCGAGAAGTCGTCGTACGAGGCTCCGAACGGGCGCTCGATCGCCGTCGAGATCGTGAACGTCGAGACCTACACCGGCTGA
- a CDS encoding DUF4307 domain-containing protein, which yields MTTAAQLDDRYGRTRRRRGPWIVGIAIAALAVGAFGWMTVNQSMSSVDADDLGFDLVDEHSVEVRFQVTGVQGKDVVCIVEALDEEFGVVGWKLVDIAAGDSHSTAVSATVPTVAAATTGLVNTCWVA from the coding sequence GTGACGACAGCAGCACAGCTCGACGACCGATACGGCCGTACCCGCCGGCGGCGGGGACCCTGGATCGTGGGGATCGCCATCGCTGCACTCGCGGTCGGGGCGTTCGGGTGGATGACCGTGAACCAGTCGATGTCGTCGGTGGACGCCGACGATCTGGGCTTCGATCTGGTCGACGAGCACTCCGTGGAGGTCCGTTTCCAGGTCACGGGGGTGCAGGGCAAAGATGTGGTGTGCATCGTCGAGGCCCTCGACGAGGAGTTCGGTGTCGTGGGCTGGAAGCTGGTCGACATCGCCGCGGGAGACAGCCATTCGACGGCCGTCTCCGCCACCGTGCCGACCGTTGCCGCAGCCACCACAGGTTTGGTGAACACCTGCTGGGTCGCTTAG
- a CDS encoding SDR family oxidoreductase, translating to MFEELRGRVVLVTGGASGIGAGIVDAFLAAGSTVIGADLSAAEGGLHEGREREWTVRLDVSDENAVVAALDSIEEHVGPVDVVVTAAGTSTLAFATETTEQEWDRNLDVNAKGSFLVAKHVATRLVAADRKGRIIFIASQAGKNGYRGMTAYVASKHAVLGVTKSMAVELAPRGILVNAICPGIIETPMKHRERIEGGAIRGMSAEEVAAEDRSQVPLGRTGTPQDVAGVALFLASDLAGYMTGQGLNVTGGMTMH from the coding sequence GTGTTCGAGGAGCTGCGCGGACGCGTGGTCCTGGTCACCGGCGGGGCGAGCGGCATCGGGGCCGGCATCGTCGATGCGTTCCTCGCGGCCGGGTCGACCGTCATCGGAGCGGACCTCAGCGCTGCGGAGGGTGGACTGCACGAGGGCCGGGAGCGGGAATGGACGGTGCGTCTCGACGTGTCGGACGAGAACGCCGTCGTCGCCGCATTGGACTCGATCGAGGAGCACGTGGGCCCCGTCGACGTCGTCGTGACGGCCGCGGGGACCTCGACTCTGGCTTTCGCGACGGAGACCACCGAGCAGGAGTGGGATCGCAACCTCGACGTCAACGCGAAGGGTTCGTTCCTCGTGGCCAAGCACGTGGCCACGCGCCTCGTCGCCGCCGATCGGAAGGGACGGATCATCTTCATCGCCTCTCAGGCCGGCAAGAACGGCTATCGCGGGATGACCGCGTACGTGGCGTCGAAGCACGCCGTGCTCGGGGTGACGAAGAGCATGGCGGTGGAGCTGGCTCCGCGCGGCATCCTCGTGAACGCGATATGCCCGGGGATCATCGAAACGCCCATGAAGCACCGCGAGCGCATCGAAGGCGGTGCCATCCGTGGGATGTCCGCCGAGGAGGTCGCCGCAGAGGATCGTTCCCAAGTCCCGCTCGGACGGACGGGGACCCCGCAGGACGTGGCCGGAGTCGCCCTGTTCCTGGCTAGCGATCTCGCCGGCTACATGACGGGGCAGGGACTCAACGTCACCGGCGGCATGACGATGCACTGA
- a CDS encoding S-ribosylhomocysteine lyase: MAEVESFTLDHTAVLAPYIRLIAVEKGPRGDAISNFDVRFVQPNEGEISTAGLHTIEHLLASLLRDHLDGVIDISPFGCRTGFHLITWGEPAVADVAHAVRESLTAIATDITWEQVPGVDEISCGNYRDHSLHSAREWSKRILSQGISLDAFSRVGV; this comes from the coding sequence ATGGCCGAAGTCGAAAGCTTCACCCTCGACCACACCGCGGTCCTCGCGCCCTACATCCGCCTGATCGCGGTCGAGAAGGGTCCGCGCGGGGATGCGATCTCGAACTTCGACGTCCGTTTCGTGCAGCCCAACGAGGGCGAGATCTCGACGGCGGGTCTGCACACCATCGAGCACCTGTTGGCGAGCCTGCTGCGTGACCACCTGGACGGTGTGATCGACATCTCCCCGTTCGGCTGCCGAACGGGATTCCATCTCATCACCTGGGGGGAGCCGGCTGTCGCCGACGTCGCGCATGCCGTGCGCGAGAGCCTCACGGCGATCGCCACCGACATCACGTGGGAGCAGGTCCCCGGCGTCGATGAGATCAGCTGCGGGAACTACCGCGACCACAGCCTGCACAGCGCGCGCGAATGGTCGAAGCGGATCCTCTCCCAGGGCATCAGCCTGGACGCCTTCTCCCGCGTGGGCGTCTGA
- a CDS encoding iron-containing alcohol dehydrogenase family protein, whose protein sequence is MTRARVRPGPAIVHSGIGAIDELPELLHRDGITRVLRVHGARAHRAAAPFLPHLNAIEIIDAGFTSECSPAEITRLREVATSRGAEAVLGVGGGKVLDTAKAVGHPLALPVYLAPTLVSTCSGWSAVSVYYDEEHRHLGHEIWETPTRGLLLDPRIVFDSPVALFVSGIADTIAKHVETRAAFDRADAADTLTAFGGLAAARCGELVSRHGIVAVDDMRRGVRSDAWTMLAEACVITAGLVGALGAEAGSATAAHPIGDALSAFAQTRDLLHGVKVAYGILVQLAYERRWEEIDRMNELYAALGLPRSLADLGLSAEDPVTLGTIAEIATGAHSSVHLLDPSPSAAELIATLHALEDRQSRLDSVVLAHHPSPPLKGTSPWPKSKASPSTTPRSSRPTSA, encoded by the coding sequence ATGACGCGTGCACGTGTGCGACCGGGGCCTGCGATCGTGCACTCCGGCATCGGCGCGATCGACGAGCTGCCCGAGCTGCTGCACCGAGACGGCATCACCCGCGTGCTGCGGGTGCATGGCGCCCGCGCTCATCGCGCCGCCGCACCCTTTCTCCCGCACCTGAACGCCATCGAGATCATCGACGCCGGATTCACGAGCGAGTGCAGCCCCGCGGAGATCACCCGCCTTCGGGAGGTCGCCACGAGCAGAGGCGCAGAGGCAGTGCTCGGGGTCGGCGGCGGAAAGGTGCTCGATACCGCGAAGGCGGTAGGGCATCCGCTCGCCCTGCCCGTATACCTCGCGCCGACGCTCGTCAGCACCTGCTCCGGATGGTCCGCGGTCAGCGTCTACTACGACGAGGAGCACCGTCACCTCGGCCACGAGATCTGGGAGACCCCGACCCGCGGGCTCCTGCTGGACCCGCGGATCGTGTTCGACTCACCCGTCGCACTCTTCGTCTCCGGCATCGCCGACACCATCGCCAAGCACGTGGAGACCCGCGCGGCGTTCGATCGGGCCGATGCCGCCGACACGCTGACGGCATTCGGCGGGCTGGCCGCCGCGCGCTGCGGAGAACTGGTCTCCCGCCACGGAATCGTGGCCGTCGACGATATGCGCCGAGGGGTCCGCAGCGATGCGTGGACCATGCTCGCGGAAGCGTGTGTGATCACGGCGGGCCTCGTCGGCGCGCTCGGCGCCGAAGCCGGCAGCGCCACCGCCGCGCACCCGATCGGTGACGCACTCAGTGCCTTCGCGCAGACGCGCGACCTCCTGCACGGAGTGAAGGTCGCGTATGGCATCCTCGTACAGCTCGCCTACGAACGCCGATGGGAGGAGATCGACCGTATGAACGAGCTGTACGCGGCTCTGGGCCTCCCCCGTTCACTGGCGGACCTCGGCCTCTCGGCAGAGGACCCCGTAACGCTCGGCACGATCGCCGAGATCGCGACGGGAGCGCACTCGAGCGTGCATCTCCTCGATCCGTCGCCGTCGGCCGCCGAGCTCATCGCCACCCTGCACGCCCTCGAAGACCGTCAGTCCCGGCTCGACAGCGTCGTGCTCGCGCACCATCCCTCGCCCCCGTTGAAAGGAACATCCCCATGGCCGAAGTCGAAAGCTTCACCCTCGACCACACCGCGGTCCTCGCGCCCTACATCCGCCTGA
- a CDS encoding pyridoxal phosphate-dependent aminotransferase — translation MTALRAAARVENLPPNFFGALDGAVAQARAAGGDVIDVSKGNPDLPTPAHIVAAMQAAVADPANHGYPAYRVRPALAQAIAARYREDHGVLLDPDTQIAAFHGSHEALMAAILGLVDTGRTLVVPDPGYPAYATAAELAGADLRTVPLNRACGYQPDFAALRDLDDAAAILLNYPHNPTGAVATASTFDDAIAESTRLGAALINDFAYSSLGYDARPLSALTVDTNRTVEVSTLSKTYNMAGWRIGFAAGAAPLIAAMRRYQAHAFSTIFGATQEAAAAALAGDQEGAHELVATYLARRDLVVDGLRAQGWDLVAPAGTFFVWVGIGGDDDVAFTQRLLAEHGVAVAPGSGFGAGGAGFIRISLVHPRERLHELVERLAAAKEGWR, via the coding sequence ATGACGGCGCTGCGCGCGGCGGCACGGGTCGAGAACCTGCCTCCGAACTTCTTCGGCGCGCTCGACGGCGCCGTCGCGCAGGCGCGCGCCGCGGGCGGGGACGTCATCGACGTGTCCAAGGGCAACCCCGATCTTCCGACCCCGGCACACATCGTCGCGGCGATGCAGGCCGCGGTGGCCGATCCCGCCAACCACGGATATCCCGCGTATCGCGTGCGCCCCGCGCTCGCGCAGGCGATCGCCGCACGGTACCGGGAGGACCACGGCGTGCTGCTCGATCCGGATACGCAGATCGCCGCGTTCCACGGCTCGCATGAGGCTCTGATGGCCGCGATCCTCGGACTCGTCGACACGGGGCGCACGCTCGTGGTGCCCGATCCCGGGTACCCCGCCTATGCGACAGCGGCAGAGCTCGCGGGCGCCGACCTTCGTACCGTTCCGCTGAACCGAGCGTGTGGGTATCAGCCGGACTTCGCCGCGCTGCGCGATCTCGACGACGCGGCGGCGATCCTGCTCAACTACCCTCACAACCCCACCGGAGCGGTCGCCACCGCATCCACGTTCGACGACGCGATCGCGGAGAGCACCCGACTCGGGGCGGCCCTCATCAACGACTTCGCCTATTCGTCGCTCGGATACGACGCACGCCCCCTCTCCGCCCTGACCGTCGACACCAACAGGACGGTCGAGGTCTCGACGCTCTCCAAGACCTACAACATGGCCGGATGGCGGATCGGCTTCGCTGCCGGCGCCGCCCCTCTCATCGCGGCGATGCGGCGATACCAGGCACACGCGTTCAGCACCATCTTCGGGGCGACGCAGGAGGCGGCGGCCGCGGCTCTCGCCGGGGACCAGGAGGGCGCACACGAGCTCGTGGCGACCTACCTCGCCCGCCGCGACCTCGTCGTGGATGGGCTCCGCGCCCAGGGATGGGACCTGGTCGCCCCCGCAGGGACCTTCTTCGTCTGGGTGGGGATCGGCGGAGACGACGATGTCGCCTTCACGCAGCGTCTGCTCGCCGAACACGGCGTCGCCGTCGCCCCGGGCAGCGGCTTCGGCGCGGGTGGCGCGGGGTTCATCCGCATCAGCCTCGTGCATCCACGGGAGCGCCTCCACGAGCTCGTCGAGCGACTCGCCGCGGCGAAGGAGGGCTGGCGATGA
- a CDS encoding methionine ABC transporter permease: MIDTLLTPELFLEALGETLYMLGISLFFGSILGILLGIAVVVTRPAGVLPNAVVSFVLNAFINVVRSLPFIILLVAILPFTRMIVGTSIGVNGALVPLILMVAPYIGRLVENSLLEVPEGIVEAAKSMGATPVQIFVRFLLPEARGSLVLALTTATIGLLDATAMAGTVGAGGIGDLAISYGYQRFDGITMLVTVVTLVVIVQLIQLFGTRLARKLRRR, encoded by the coding sequence GTGATCGACACGCTGCTCACTCCCGAGCTCTTCCTCGAAGCGCTCGGCGAGACGCTCTACATGCTGGGGATCTCGCTCTTCTTCGGGTCGATCCTCGGCATCCTCCTCGGTATCGCGGTTGTGGTGACCCGCCCGGCAGGAGTGCTCCCCAACGCGGTGGTCTCCTTCGTGCTCAACGCGTTCATCAACGTCGTACGGTCGCTCCCGTTCATCATCCTGCTCGTCGCGATCCTGCCGTTCACCCGGATGATCGTCGGAACCTCCATCGGGGTGAACGGCGCGCTGGTACCCCTCATCCTCATGGTCGCGCCCTACATCGGACGACTCGTCGAGAACTCCCTCCTCGAGGTCCCGGAGGGGATCGTGGAAGCCGCCAAGTCGATGGGTGCGACGCCCGTGCAGATCTTCGTTCGGTTCCTCCTGCCGGAGGCACGGGGCTCTCTCGTGCTCGCCCTGACGACCGCGACGATCGGTCTGCTGGATGCGACCGCCATGGCGGGAACAGTGGGCGCCGGCGGGATCGGAGATCTCGCGATCTCGTATGGTTATCAGCGATTCGATGGGATCACGATGCTCGTGACCGTGGTGACGCTCGTCGTCATCGTGCAGCTCATCCAGCTGTTCGGCACCCGCCTCGCCCGGAAGCTGCGACGTCGATGA
- a CDS encoding methionine ABC transporter ATP-binding protein — protein sequence MTASGHELGTTGSVLTTAVRLEGVTRRYGRGGEQLTALDDVTVEIRRGDIFGVIGHSGAGKSTLIRMVNALEAPTSGIVQVDGVDLASLSTAELRAARKHTAMIFQQFQLLDTVTVLDNVALPLRLDGIGRREARDRATEALEFVGLGARLGAYPGQLSGGQKQRVGIARAIIRNPAVLLCDEATSALDPSTTLQIIDLLKRVNREYGTTILVVTHEMDVITNLCHSVAVMEGGRIIEQGAVMDVFVRPQTATAQAFVGTVIPQELPDRVRRAVGGHPLWRLRFLDEEVTSPIVGALISDFGLRVNILHADMTDIQDRTVGHMVIQVEGDESQCAAAFRYLVDRIVSVEEVVL from the coding sequence ATGACCGCGTCGGGTCATGAGCTCGGCACCACGGGGTCCGTCCTGACGACCGCCGTCAGGCTGGAAGGCGTGACGCGTCGGTACGGTCGCGGCGGTGAACAGCTCACCGCCCTCGACGATGTGACCGTCGAGATTCGTCGAGGAGACATCTTCGGTGTGATCGGGCACAGCGGCGCCGGCAAGAGCACCCTGATCAGGATGGTCAACGCGCTGGAGGCACCGACGTCCGGGATCGTCCAGGTGGACGGGGTCGATCTCGCCTCGCTGTCGACCGCGGAGCTGCGTGCGGCCCGTAAGCACACCGCCATGATCTTCCAGCAGTTCCAGCTGCTGGACACGGTCACGGTCCTGGACAACGTGGCCCTGCCGCTGCGACTCGACGGCATCGGACGACGCGAGGCCCGCGATCGCGCCACCGAGGCGCTGGAGTTCGTCGGGCTCGGTGCGCGGCTCGGCGCCTACCCCGGTCAGCTCTCCGGCGGACAGAAGCAGCGCGTCGGCATCGCACGTGCGATCATCCGCAATCCGGCCGTGCTGCTGTGCGACGAGGCAACGAGCGCCCTGGACCCTTCGACGACCCTGCAGATCATCGACCTCCTCAAGAGAGTGAACCGAGAGTACGGAACGACGATCCTCGTGGTCACGCACGAGATGGACGTGATCACGAATCTCTGCCACTCCGTCGCAGTGATGGAGGGCGGACGCATCATCGAGCAGGGCGCGGTGATGGACGTCTTCGTACGCCCACAGACGGCCACCGCACAGGCCTTCGTCGGAACCGTCATCCCGCAGGAGCTGCCGGACCGGGTGCGTCGTGCCGTCGGCGGCCACCCGCTGTGGCGGCTGAGATTCCTCGACGAGGAGGTGACGAGTCCGATCGTCGGCGCTCTCATCTCCGACTTCGGCCTGCGGGTGAACATCCTGCACGCCGATATGACCGACATCCAAGACCGCACGGTCGGCCATATGGTCATCCAGGTCGAGGGCGACGAAAGTCAGTGCGCGGCGGCCTTCCGCTATTTGGTCGACAGGATCGTCAGCGTCGAGGAGGTCGTCCTGTGA
- a CDS encoding MetQ/NlpA family ABC transporter substrate-binding protein, with the protein MRRTSRVIALSATTALVAVLAAGCSSTPSTSADSGSTAADKKTITIGFNPGPYLEMFTEGIEPILEEEGYTVETKDFTDGVIVNVALSDGEIDANIMQHPVYLEAINQQEGLSNAALVQVPGPPMALFGGKKATLDEVGKGATVAVPNQPANQYRALKVLEAVGWVTLSDDIDPATTSLADVVKNPHDLSFVEMENAQQVPALEDVDYSVIQGNFVVSGGLKLTDALQLEDLTDEFSVVVAVDEKNLDSDWAKAIEAAYESDAFADYITSNSQYDGYHLPTALER; encoded by the coding sequence ATGCGTCGCACCAGCCGCGTCATCGCCCTGTCCGCAACCACTGCCCTCGTCGCCGTCCTCGCAGCCGGCTGCTCCTCGACGCCGTCGACGTCGGCCGACAGCGGCTCGACCGCCGCGGACAAGAAGACGATCACGATCGGCTTCAACCCCGGGCCGTACCTCGAGATGTTCACCGAGGGCATCGAGCCGATCCTCGAAGAGGAGGGCTACACGGTGGAGACGAAGGACTTCACCGACGGCGTCATCGTGAACGTCGCGCTCAGCGATGGAGAGATCGACGCGAACATCATGCAGCACCCTGTCTATCTCGAGGCGATCAACCAGCAGGAGGGCCTCTCCAACGCCGCGCTGGTGCAGGTGCCGGGACCGCCGATGGCACTGTTCGGCGGTAAGAAGGCCACCCTGGACGAAGTCGGCAAGGGAGCCACCGTCGCCGTGCCGAACCAGCCCGCGAATCAGTACCGTGCGCTCAAGGTGCTCGAGGCCGTCGGCTGGGTGACCCTCTCCGACGACATCGATCCGGCCACGACCTCGTTGGCCGACGTCGTGAAGAACCCCCACGATCTCTCCTTCGTCGAGATGGAGAACGCGCAGCAGGTTCCTGCGCTGGAAGACGTCGACTACAGCGTGATCCAGGGCAACTTCGTCGTCTCCGGAGGCCTGAAGCTCACCGATGCGCTGCAGCTCGAGGATCTGACCGACGAGTTCTCCGTCGTCGTCGCGGTCGATGAGAAGAACCTCGACAGCGACTGGGCGAAGGCGATCGAGGCGGCATACGAGTCAGATGCCTTCGCCGACTACATCACATCGAACTCTCAGTACGACGGCTACCACCTCCCGACCGCCCTGGAGCGCTGA
- the trhA gene encoding PAQR family membrane homeostasis protein TrhA — protein MSTPESAGADLPQLPLLDAAAVDDATAEIRPTWRGWIHAGTFPVAIVAGIVLIIVAQGGAAKWSAAVFMASSLLLFGNSALYHRFDWKPRVKLILKRIDHANIFLLIAGTYTPLATLALPPGKGTLLLSLVWGGTVVGILFRVFWIHAPRWLYVALYLLMGWAAVMFMADLFAANVAMMILVIVGGLLYTGGAVVYALKKPNPWPGHFGFHEIFHVCTVLAFLCHWTACLLIALAPLSPSLGVPL, from the coding sequence GTGAGCACACCCGAATCCGCCGGCGCGGACCTCCCTCAGCTGCCGCTCCTCGATGCCGCCGCCGTCGACGACGCAACAGCGGAGATCCGTCCGACCTGGCGCGGCTGGATCCACGCGGGCACCTTCCCTGTTGCCATCGTGGCGGGCATCGTGCTGATCATCGTCGCCCAAGGCGGCGCGGCGAAGTGGTCGGCCGCGGTGTTCATGGCGAGCTCGCTGCTGCTTTTCGGTAACTCCGCCCTGTACCACCGCTTCGACTGGAAGCCCCGCGTCAAGCTGATCCTGAAACGGATCGATCACGCCAACATCTTCCTGCTGATCGCCGGGACCTACACGCCGCTCGCCACGCTCGCCCTCCCTCCGGGGAAGGGCACGCTGCTGCTGAGCCTCGTGTGGGGCGGCACCGTGGTCGGCATCCTGTTCCGCGTCTTCTGGATCCATGCCCCGCGTTGGCTGTACGTCGCCCTCTACCTGCTCATGGGCTGGGCGGCTGTGATGTTCATGGCCGACCTGTTCGCGGCCAACGTCGCCATGATGATCCTGGTGATCGTCGGAGGGCTGCTCTACACCGGCGGCGCCGTCGTCTACGCGCTCAAGAAGCCCAACCCGTGGCCCGGGCACTTCGGCTTCCACGAGATCTTCCACGTCTGCACGGTGCTGGCCTTCCTCTGTCACTGGACCGCCTGCCTGCTCATCGCACTCGCCCCGCTGTCTCCCTCTTTGGGCGTGCCTCTCTAG
- a CDS encoding isoprenyl transferase, which yields MSRDSQGRGPLYRLYSNRLRRQLDSASVPHHVAMMIDGNRRWARQLGYATPAEGHRAGAAKMHEFLGWCDELGVRVVSLYLLSSDNLRKRDSAELADLIEIIAELAEALSREGNWRVQHVGRADILPPELARVLAAAEERTKGHTGLHVNLAVGYGGRNEIVDAVRSIIVAHEASGGTLEDLAAHLTPEMIGEHLYTGGQPDPDLVIRTSGEQRLSDFLLWQSAHSEFYFVEALGPDLRQVDFLRAIRDYADRDRRFGR from the coding sequence ATTTCACGCGACAGCCAAGGGCGAGGGCCGCTATACCGGCTCTACAGCAATCGGCTACGCCGCCAGCTGGATTCCGCCTCGGTGCCGCACCACGTCGCCATGATGATCGACGGCAATCGTCGATGGGCTCGGCAGCTCGGCTACGCCACGCCGGCGGAGGGACATCGGGCCGGTGCGGCCAAGATGCATGAGTTCCTCGGATGGTGCGACGAGCTCGGGGTGCGCGTCGTCTCGCTGTACCTGCTCTCGAGCGACAACCTGCGCAAACGCGACTCTGCGGAGCTGGCCGATCTGATCGAGATCATCGCGGAGCTCGCCGAGGCGCTTTCGCGAGAGGGCAACTGGCGCGTCCAGCATGTGGGCCGCGCCGACATCCTTCCGCCCGAGCTGGCCCGGGTCCTCGCTGCCGCGGAGGAGCGCACCAAAGGACACACCGGACTCCACGTGAACCTGGCCGTCGGCTACGGAGGCCGCAACGAGATCGTCGATGCGGTGCGCAGCATCATCGTCGCGCACGAGGCGTCCGGCGGCACGCTGGAAGACCTGGCGGCGCATCTCACGCCGGAGATGATCGGTGAGCACCTGTATACAGGCGGACAGCCCGACCCCGATCTCGTCATCCGCACGAGTGGTGAGCAGCGGCTCAGCGACTTCCTGCTCTGGCAGAGCGCTCACAGCGAGTTCTACTTCGTCGAGGCCCTGGGCCCGGACCTTCGCCAGGTCGACTTCCTGCGCGCGATCCGAGACTACGCGGATCGTGATCGGCGCTTCGGACGCTGA